A genome region from Micromonospora peucetia includes the following:
- a CDS encoding ubiquitin-like protein Pup — MATRDSGGQSQSGKSRQGEEVEDVTTEANPEVAERHAEITEDVDDLLDEIDSVLEENAEEFVRGYVQKGGQ, encoded by the coding sequence ATGGCCACTCGTGACAGCGGCGGGCAGTCGCAGTCGGGCAAGTCGCGTCAGGGCGAGGAAGTCGAGGACGTCACCACGGAGGCGAACCCGGAGGTCGCCGAGCGGCACGCCGAGATCACCGAGGACGTCGACGACCTGCTCGACGAGATCGACTCGGTCCTCGAGGAGAACGCCGAGGAATTCGTGCGTGGTTACGTGCAAAAGGGAGGACAGTGA
- a CDS encoding helix-turn-helix transcriptional regulator: MTRPSARGGSRASADRLARLLNLVPYLLARPGIELAEAAGDLGVTERQLREDLELLWVCGLPGYGPGDLIDMAFDGDRVTITYDAGIDRPLRLTPDEALALVVALRMLAETPGVTNREAVERALAKIEHAAGDLVAAPVEVRLPADTRRVEELRTAVESGRALRITYYTAARDETTERVVDPLRMLMVGGRAYVEAWCRRVEAVRLFRADRIDAVTELDERAVVPPQARPHDLTEGVFRPSPDLPLITLRIGRGERWITEYYPCERVEAGGGDHWLVSLRVTDLGWARRFVLGLGSNVTVVAPVELADQVRAAAVAALDAYASPTPAASLGSTDGSDPRRAVSPADPAVTAGTQ; the protein is encoded by the coding sequence GTGACCCGGCCGTCCGCCCGGGGCGGTTCCCGCGCGTCGGCCGACCGGCTGGCCCGGCTGCTGAACCTGGTGCCCTACCTGCTGGCCCGGCCCGGCATCGAGCTCGCCGAGGCGGCCGGTGACCTGGGCGTCACCGAGCGGCAGCTGCGCGAGGACCTGGAGCTGCTGTGGGTGTGCGGTCTGCCCGGCTACGGCCCGGGTGACCTGATCGACATGGCCTTCGACGGCGACCGGGTGACGATCACCTACGACGCTGGCATCGACCGGCCGCTGCGGCTCACTCCGGACGAGGCCCTCGCGTTGGTGGTGGCGCTGCGGATGCTCGCCGAGACGCCCGGGGTGACCAACCGGGAGGCTGTCGAACGGGCCCTCGCCAAGATCGAGCACGCGGCCGGTGACCTGGTGGCGGCGCCGGTCGAGGTTCGGCTGCCCGCCGACACCCGACGGGTGGAGGAGCTGCGGACGGCCGTCGAGAGCGGCCGGGCACTGCGCATCACCTACTACACGGCGGCGCGGGACGAGACCACCGAGCGCGTCGTCGACCCGCTGCGGATGCTGATGGTCGGCGGGCGGGCGTACGTGGAGGCGTGGTGCCGCCGGGTGGAGGCGGTGCGGCTGTTCCGGGCCGACCGCATCGACGCGGTCACCGAGCTGGACGAGCGGGCCGTGGTGCCGCCGCAGGCCCGCCCGCACGACCTCACCGAGGGTGTGTTCCGGCCCTCGCCGGACCTGCCGCTGATCACCCTGCGGATCGGTCGGGGCGAGCGGTGGATCACCGAGTACTACCCGTGCGAGCGGGTCGAGGCCGGCGGCGGCGACCACTGGCTGGTCTCGCTGCGGGTCACCGACCTGGGCTGGGCCCGCCGGTTCGTGCTGGGACTGGGCTCGAACGTGACCGTGGTGGCGCCGGTCGAGCTGGCCGATCAGGTCCGGGCCGCGGCAGTCGCCGCCCTCGACGCGTACGCGTCGCCGACGCCGGCCGCGTCCCTCGGATCGACGGACGGGTCGGACCCGCGGCGGGCGGTGTCGCCGGCCGACCCGGCGGTGACCGCGGGCACGCAGTAG
- the pafA gene encoding Pup--protein ligase: MERRIFGIETEYGVTCTYRGQRRLSPDEVARYLFRRVVSWGRSSNVFLRNGARLYLDVGSHPEYATPECDSVVDLVAHDRAGERILEGLLVDAEKRLHDEGIAGEIYLFKNNTDSAGNSYGCHENYLVSRHGEFGRLADVLIPFLVTRQLICGAGKVLQTPRGAVYCLSQRAEHIWEGVSSATTRSRPIINTRDEPHADAERYRRLHVIVGDSNMNEVTTLLKVGTADIVLRMIEAGVVMRDLTLENPIRAIREVSHDITGRRKVRLSSGKEVSALEIQQEYLAKATEFVERRGGDQTAKRVVELWGRVLSAVETGDLEPVSREIDWVTKLRLIERYQRKHDLPLSHPRVAQMDLAYHDVRRGRGLYGLLERRGEVDRVTTDPEIFEAKETPPQTTRARLRGEFIRHAQEKRRDFTVDWVHLKLNDQAQRTVLCKDPFRAYDERVERLIASM, from the coding sequence ATGGAGCGGCGAATCTTCGGCATCGAGACCGAGTACGGCGTCACCTGCACCTACCGTGGGCAGCGGCGGCTGTCCCCCGACGAGGTCGCCCGGTACCTCTTCCGCCGCGTGGTGTCGTGGGGCCGGTCGAGCAACGTGTTCCTACGCAACGGCGCCCGGCTCTATCTGGACGTCGGCTCGCACCCGGAGTACGCCACGCCGGAGTGCGACTCGGTGGTGGACCTGGTGGCGCACGACCGGGCCGGTGAGCGGATCCTGGAGGGTCTGCTCGTCGACGCGGAGAAGCGGTTGCACGACGAAGGCATCGCGGGCGAGATCTACCTGTTCAAGAACAACACCGATTCGGCCGGCAACTCGTACGGCTGCCACGAGAACTATCTGGTGTCCCGGCACGGGGAGTTCGGTCGGCTGGCCGACGTGCTGATTCCGTTCCTGGTCACCCGGCAGTTGATCTGCGGGGCGGGCAAGGTGCTGCAGACGCCGCGCGGGGCGGTCTACTGTCTCTCCCAGCGGGCCGAGCACATCTGGGAGGGTGTCTCGTCGGCGACGACCCGGAGTCGGCCGATCATCAACACCCGGGACGAGCCGCACGCGGACGCGGAGCGCTACCGCCGGCTGCACGTCATCGTCGGCGACTCCAACATGAACGAGGTCACCACGCTGCTCAAGGTCGGCACCGCCGACATCGTGCTGCGGATGATCGAGGCCGGGGTGGTGATGCGTGACCTGACGCTGGAGAACCCGATCCGGGCGATCCGCGAGGTGTCGCACGACATCACCGGCCGGCGCAAGGTGCGGCTCTCCTCCGGAAAGGAGGTCAGCGCGCTGGAGATCCAGCAGGAATACCTGGCCAAGGCGACGGAGTTCGTGGAGCGCCGCGGCGGCGACCAGACCGCCAAGCGGGTGGTGGAGCTGTGGGGCCGGGTGTTGAGCGCGGTGGAGACCGGTGACCTGGAGCCGGTGTCCCGGGAGATCGACTGGGTGACCAAGTTGCGGCTCATCGAGCGCTACCAGCGCAAGCACGACCTGCCGCTGTCGCACCCGCGAGTGGCCCAGATGGACCTCGCCTACCACGACGTGCGCCGGGGTCGGGGCCTCTACGGGCTGCTGGAGCGGCGTGGCGAGGTGGACCGGGTGACGACCGACCCGGAGATCTTCGAGGCCAAGGAGACCCCGCCGCAGACGACCCGGGCCCGGCTGCGCGGCGAGTTCATCCGGCATGCGCAGGAGAAGCGGCGCGACTTCACCGTCGACTGGGTGCACCTCAAGCTCAACGACCAGGCGCAGCGCACCGTGCTCTGCAAGGACCCGTTCCGGGCGTACGACGAGCGGGTGGAGCGGTTGATCGCCAGCATGTGA
- the dop gene encoding depupylase/deamidase Dop, translating into MSVRRIMGTEVEYGISVPGQAGANPMVTSSQVVNAYGARPELNRGGRARWDYEEESPLRDARGFTYSGAAYDPAEALADEDLGLANVILTNGARLYVDHAHPEYSTPEVTNPLDLVRWDKAGERVMAEAARRAATIPGTQPIHLYKNNTDNKGASYGSHENYLMRRQTPFADIVAYLTPFFVTRQIVCGAGRVGIGQDGGQNGFQISQRADFFEVEVGLETTLKRPIINTRDEPHADADKYRRLHVIIGDANLSEISTYLKVGTTALILTMIEEKALGADLGIADPVSELRAVSHDPSLTYRMRLRDGRRLTALDLQWAYYERVRSFVDDRYGTDADAQTLDVLDRWEGVLDRLGRDVMLCADELDWVAKLRLLEGYREREQLGWGSHKLQLVDLQYSDVRPEKGLYNRLVSRGAMKTLLDAEQTRTAMTEPPEDTRAYFRGRCLAQYASEVVAASWDSVIFDVGRESLVRVPMMEPERGTRTHVGALFDRCSSAKDLLETLTGG; encoded by the coding sequence CAACGCCTACGGGGCGCGCCCGGAACTCAACCGGGGCGGCCGTGCCCGCTGGGACTACGAGGAGGAGTCGCCGCTGCGCGACGCACGCGGCTTCACCTACTCGGGCGCCGCGTACGACCCGGCCGAGGCGCTCGCCGACGAGGACCTCGGGCTCGCCAACGTGATACTCACCAACGGGGCGCGGCTCTACGTCGATCACGCCCACCCGGAATACTCCACACCCGAGGTGACCAACCCGCTGGACCTGGTGCGTTGGGACAAGGCGGGGGAGCGGGTGATGGCCGAGGCGGCCCGCCGTGCCGCCACCATCCCCGGCACCCAGCCGATCCACCTCTACAAGAACAACACCGACAACAAGGGCGCCAGCTACGGCTCCCACGAGAACTACCTGATGCGCCGCCAGACGCCGTTCGCCGACATCGTCGCGTACCTCACGCCGTTCTTCGTGACCCGGCAGATCGTCTGCGGCGCCGGCCGGGTCGGCATCGGCCAGGACGGCGGGCAGAACGGCTTCCAGATCTCCCAGCGCGCGGACTTCTTCGAGGTCGAGGTCGGCCTGGAGACCACCCTCAAGCGGCCGATCATCAACACCCGCGACGAGCCGCACGCCGACGCCGACAAGTACCGCCGGCTGCACGTCATCATCGGCGACGCGAACCTGTCGGAGATCTCCACGTACCTGAAGGTCGGCACCACGGCGCTGATCCTCACGATGATCGAGGAGAAGGCGCTCGGTGCCGACCTCGGCATCGCCGATCCGGTCAGCGAGTTGCGTGCTGTCAGCCATGACCCGTCCCTGACGTACCGGATGCGGCTGCGCGACGGGCGGCGGCTGACCGCCCTGGATCTCCAGTGGGCCTACTACGAGCGGGTCCGGTCCTTCGTGGATGACCGCTACGGCACCGACGCCGACGCGCAGACCCTCGACGTGCTCGACCGCTGGGAGGGCGTGCTGGACCGGCTGGGCCGCGACGTCATGCTCTGTGCCGACGAGTTGGACTGGGTGGCCAAGCTGCGGCTGCTGGAGGGCTACCGGGAGCGGGAGCAGCTCGGCTGGGGCTCGCACAAGCTCCAACTGGTCGACCTCCAGTACTCCGACGTCCGTCCGGAGAAGGGCCTCTACAACCGGCTGGTCTCCCGGGGCGCGATGAAGACGCTGCTCGACGCCGAGCAGACCCGTACCGCGATGACCGAACCGCCGGAGGACACCCGGGCCTACTTCCGTGGCCGCTGCCTGGCCCAGTACGCCTCCGAGGTCGTCGCGGCCAGCTGGGACTCGGTCATCTTCGACGTCGGGCGGGAGTCGCTGGTCCGGGTGCCGATGATGGAGCCGGAGCGCGGCACCCGCACGCACGTTGGCGCGCTCTTCGACCGCTGCTCCAGCGCCAAGGACCTGTTGGAGACCCTCACCGGAGGCTGA
- a CDS encoding helix-turn-helix transcriptional regulator: MSRTRTERLVNLVICLLSTRRFLTAAQIAATVPGYEHDPDDARDHEAFQRKFERDKAELRELGVPLETGTASVFDAEPGYRIAHREYALPDIPLEPDEAAAIGIAARLWQHAGLAAAASSGLAKLRAAGVDVDPQATLGLEPMVTVDPAFAPLTAAARDRREVSFDYRVPDRDDPTRRRLQPWGVVCWRGRWYVVGHDLDRGATRCFRLSRVVGTVRATGVAGGYQPPAGVDLISHVARWSGPVERTGRATVLAAAGRAAGLRRWAVGVTAGPDGDRLVLPYADADALAGQLVGYGPDVRVLDPPEVRDAVIQRLKEIAVRHDDLAVAGGVR, from the coding sequence GTGTCGCGGACCCGCACCGAACGCCTGGTCAACCTGGTGATCTGCCTACTGTCCACGCGACGGTTCCTGACCGCCGCGCAGATCGCCGCGACCGTGCCCGGTTACGAGCACGATCCGGACGACGCGCGTGACCACGAGGCGTTCCAGCGCAAGTTCGAGCGGGACAAGGCCGAGCTGCGTGAGTTGGGCGTACCGCTGGAGACCGGGACGGCGAGCGTCTTCGACGCGGAGCCCGGCTACCGGATCGCCCACCGGGAGTATGCGCTGCCCGACATCCCTCTCGAACCGGACGAGGCCGCCGCGATCGGCATCGCCGCCCGGCTGTGGCAGCACGCCGGCCTGGCCGCCGCCGCCTCCTCGGGGCTGGCGAAGCTGCGCGCCGCCGGCGTGGACGTGGACCCGCAGGCCACGCTGGGCCTGGAGCCGATGGTGACGGTGGACCCGGCGTTCGCGCCGCTCACCGCCGCCGCCCGGGACCGGCGCGAGGTCAGCTTCGACTACCGGGTGCCGGACCGCGACGACCCCACCCGCCGCCGCCTGCAACCGTGGGGCGTGGTCTGCTGGCGGGGCCGCTGGTACGTGGTCGGGCACGACCTCGACCGCGGGGCGACCCGCTGCTTCCGGCTGTCCCGGGTGGTCGGCACGGTACGGGCGACCGGCGTTGCCGGGGGCTACCAGCCGCCGGCCGGAGTCGACCTGATCAGCCACGTGGCCCGCTGGTCGGGGCCGGTGGAGCGCACCGGGCGGGCCACCGTGCTGGCCGCGGCCGGACGCGCGGCCGGGCTGCGCCGCTGGGCGGTCGGCGTCACCGCCGGGCCCGACGGTGACCGGCTCGTCCTGCCGTACGCCGACGCGGACGCGCTCGCCGGCCAGCTCGTCGGCTACGGCCCGGACGTGCGGGTGCTCGATCCGCCGGAGGTGCGCGACGCGGTGATCCAGCGGCTGAAGGAGATCGCCGTCCGGCACGACGACCTGGCGGTCGCCGGGGGTGTCCGGTGA
- the prcA gene encoding proteasome subunit alpha has protein sequence MAMQFYASPEQIMRDRSELARKGIARGRSAVVLSYEGGVLFVAENLSSALHKVSEIYDRIGFAAVGRYNEFENLRRAGVRMADLNGLSYDRRDVTGRALANAFAQTLGAIFTEQSKPFEVEICVAEVGTTAEDDELYRLTYDGSVNDEPGRMAMGGQAEAITGVLKSDHRPDMSLGEAVRVAVRALGSVGGEGGASRAIAANQLEVAVLDRRRVGRTFRRVTGAALTALLDGDKAEQPVPARPETPSSPTEEAKKPTTSAGSADLEGQETPEA, from the coding sequence GTGGCCATGCAGTTCTACGCTTCGCCCGAGCAGATCATGCGCGACCGTTCCGAGTTGGCTCGCAAGGGCATCGCCCGGGGCCGCAGCGCGGTGGTCCTGAGCTACGAGGGCGGGGTGCTCTTCGTCGCCGAGAACTTGTCCAGCGCCCTGCACAAGGTCAGTGAGATCTACGACCGGATCGGCTTCGCGGCCGTCGGCCGCTACAACGAGTTCGAGAACCTGCGTCGGGCCGGGGTGCGGATGGCCGACCTGAACGGCCTGAGCTACGACCGGCGTGACGTCACCGGCCGGGCTCTGGCGAACGCGTTCGCGCAGACCCTGGGCGCCATCTTCACCGAGCAGTCGAAGCCGTTCGAGGTGGAGATCTGCGTGGCCGAGGTCGGCACCACCGCCGAGGACGACGAGCTCTACCGGCTCACCTACGACGGTTCGGTCAACGACGAGCCGGGCCGGATGGCGATGGGCGGGCAGGCCGAGGCGATCACCGGCGTGCTGAAGTCCGACCACCGTCCGGACATGTCGCTGGGCGAGGCGGTGCGCGTCGCGGTGCGGGCGCTGGGCAGCGTCGGGGGAGAGGGCGGCGCCTCCCGGGCCATCGCCGCCAACCAGTTGGAGGTGGCGGTCCTGGACCGGCGCCGGGTCGGGCGGACGTTCCGTCGTGTCACCGGTGCCGCGTTGACCGCGCTGCTGGACGGAGACAAGGCCGAGCAGCCGGTGCCGGCCCGCCCGGAGACGCCGTCCTCGCCGACCGAGGAGGCCAAGAAGCCCACCACGTCGGCTGGCTCGGCGGACCTGGAGGGCCAGGAGACCCCCGAGGCGTAG
- a CDS encoding cation diffusion facilitator family transporter, with amino-acid sequence MTQPEVRTDSVGTVVVAGAANLAIAVAKLIAGVLSGSAAMLSEAVHSVADTTTEVLLYLALRRGARPADARHPFGYGKESYVWAFLAALFTFVAGAGFAITHGVTTILVHEHSGDYLASYVVLAVSFALESISLARAVRQVRAESRRWRTTPRRFLRLTSDTAVKAVFFEDSAALIGLVLAAAGVALSQLTGDELWDGIASVLIGVLLLVVATVLAHSNISLLVGRAVPERLRDEIADEIAGLPAVRRIHTLLTMQLGPSDVLVAAKVDFDDEASGATIEAAADQAERRLTARHPHIRYVFLDPTRTDRPGDDPQPGGPGGTPAG; translated from the coding sequence GTGACCCAGCCGGAGGTCAGGACCGACAGCGTCGGCACCGTCGTGGTGGCGGGGGCCGCCAACCTCGCCATCGCGGTCGCCAAGCTGATCGCCGGAGTGCTCTCCGGGTCGGCGGCGATGCTCTCCGAGGCCGTGCACTCCGTCGCCGACACCACCACCGAGGTGCTTCTCTACCTCGCGCTGCGCAGAGGGGCGCGGCCCGCCGACGCCCGGCACCCGTTCGGGTACGGCAAGGAGAGCTACGTCTGGGCGTTCCTGGCGGCGCTGTTCACCTTCGTCGCCGGCGCCGGCTTCGCGATCACCCACGGTGTCACCACCATCCTGGTGCACGAGCACAGTGGCGACTACCTGGCCTCCTACGTCGTGCTGGCCGTGTCCTTCGCCCTCGAATCGATCTCCCTGGCCCGCGCCGTGCGCCAGGTCCGTGCCGAGTCCCGACGCTGGCGTACCACCCCACGCCGGTTCCTTCGGCTGACCTCCGACACCGCCGTCAAGGCCGTCTTCTTCGAGGACAGCGCAGCCCTGATCGGGCTGGTGCTGGCCGCCGCCGGGGTGGCCCTGTCCCAGCTCACCGGGGACGAACTGTGGGACGGCATCGCCTCCGTCCTGATCGGCGTGCTGCTGCTCGTGGTGGCCACCGTCCTGGCCCACAGCAACATCTCGCTGCTGGTCGGCCGGGCGGTGCCCGAGCGGCTGCGCGACGAGATCGCCGACGAAATCGCCGGCCTGCCCGCCGTACGGCGGATCCACACACTGCTGACCATGCAGCTCGGACCGAGCGACGTCCTGGTCGCCGCGAAGGTCGACTTCGACGACGAGGCCAGCGGCGCGACCATCGAGGCCGCCGCCGACCAGGCCGAGCGGCGGCTCACCGCCCGTCACCCACACATCCGGTACGTCTTCCTCGACCCGACCCGCACCGACCGCCCCGGCGACGACCCGCAGCCCGGCGGCCCCGGCGGCACTCCCGCCGGCTGA
- a CDS encoding endonuclease VII domain-containing protein, with protein sequence MSIPSDDRDGRRRCRDCGEWKLLDDFCSSSKRPSRRGSYCKSCFNQRSKASYAKRVGETHGRSVKPARELPEGHRFCADCGSVKPVSDFPRNRSDSTGYATYCKPCHNARTRETKQRLYGGNREYHLRQRYGIGEKEFDELLAEQGGVCAICGGADPQHLDHDHRTGWVRGILCFNCNGGLGQFRDDQSRLAGAITYLRGTTWQRVLIHPGVYQMCSPTRGRPPSPRS encoded by the coding sequence ATGTCAATTCCTTCTGACGACCGGGACGGGCGGCGTCGCTGCCGCGACTGTGGGGAATGGAAGCTGCTCGACGATTTCTGTTCGAGCAGCAAGCGACCCAGTCGTCGCGGCAGCTACTGCAAATCGTGCTTCAACCAGCGATCCAAGGCCAGCTACGCCAAGCGGGTGGGGGAGACGCACGGCCGGAGCGTCAAGCCGGCGCGGGAGCTTCCGGAGGGGCACCGATTCTGTGCCGACTGCGGGTCGGTGAAACCCGTCAGCGACTTTCCTCGTAACCGGTCGGACAGCACCGGCTATGCCACCTACTGTAAGCCCTGCCACAACGCCAGGACCCGGGAGACCAAGCAGCGCCTGTACGGCGGAAACCGCGAATACCACCTGCGGCAGCGCTACGGCATCGGGGAGAAGGAGTTCGACGAGCTCCTGGCCGAACAGGGCGGGGTCTGCGCGATCTGTGGCGGCGCGGACCCCCAACATCTGGACCACGATCATCGCACCGGATGGGTGCGCGGGATATTGTGCTTCAACTGCAACGGTGGTCTTGGCCAGTTCCGTGACGATCAGTCGCGGCTGGCCGGGGCGATCACATATCTGAGAGGAACCACGTGGCAGCGGGTTTTGATCCATCCGGGCGTCTACCAGATGTGTTCACCAACGCGGGGACGTCCTCCTTCACCTCGTTCCTGA
- a CDS encoding DUF3866 family protein yields the protein MVRWRSGTVTALRRQWTGAVEVDVDLPDGGAVRALAYPALVGRPEPGDRVLLNAGALLMGLGTGGYALVVALPDRLPPDPPQALDSRDAGHLVKARYTPLQPILLGVDEDASPHREVMAAADDLTGLPVVTADLHSALPAILAGIHADAPDTRVAYLLTDGGALPAWFSRTLAGLHDHLVGTVSVGQAFGGDLEASTLHSGLLAARHVLRADVAIVAQGPGNLGTGTRWGFSGVAVGEAVNAVATLGGRPVGSLRISDADPRPRHRGVSHHSLTAYGRVALAPAELVVPDGLAPALADEVDAALAPLAARHTVVRVPTDGLDAALRATPVPLSTMGRGIDADHAYFLAAAAAGRHAAHLLA from the coding sequence ATGGTGCGATGGCGGTCGGGGACGGTGACGGCGCTGCGGCGGCAGTGGACCGGGGCGGTGGAAGTGGACGTCGACCTGCCCGACGGCGGCGCCGTGCGCGCCCTGGCCTATCCCGCGCTAGTCGGCCGGCCCGAGCCCGGCGACCGGGTACTGCTCAACGCCGGCGCACTGCTGATGGGCCTCGGCACCGGCGGATACGCCCTGGTCGTGGCGCTGCCCGACCGGCTACCGCCGGACCCGCCGCAGGCCCTCGACAGCCGCGACGCCGGCCACCTCGTCAAGGCCCGGTACACCCCGTTGCAGCCGATCCTGCTCGGCGTCGACGAGGACGCCTCCCCGCACCGGGAGGTCATGGCCGCCGCCGACGACCTGACCGGCCTGCCGGTGGTCACCGCCGACCTGCACTCCGCGCTGCCGGCGATCCTGGCCGGCATCCACGCCGACGCCCCCGACACCCGGGTCGCGTACCTGCTGACCGACGGCGGGGCACTGCCGGCCTGGTTCTCCCGCACCCTCGCCGGGCTGCACGACCACCTCGTCGGCACGGTCAGCGTCGGCCAGGCCTTCGGCGGCGACCTGGAGGCGAGCACCCTGCACAGCGGGCTGCTGGCCGCCCGGCACGTGCTGCGCGCCGACGTGGCGATCGTCGCCCAGGGACCGGGCAACCTGGGCACCGGCACCCGGTGGGGCTTCTCCGGAGTGGCCGTCGGCGAGGCCGTCAACGCCGTCGCCACGCTGGGCGGGCGCCCGGTCGGATCGCTGCGGATCTCCGACGCCGATCCGCGACCCCGCCACCGGGGCGTGTCGCACCACAGCCTCACCGCGTACGGCCGGGTGGCCCTCGCCCCCGCAGAGCTGGTCGTGCCCGACGGCCTGGCCCCGGCGCTGGCCGACGAGGTGGACGCGGCGTTGGCGCCGCTGGCGGCGCGACACACCGTCGTCCGGGTTCCGACCGACGGGCTCGACGCCGCGCTGCGGGCCACGCCGGTGCCCCTGTCCACCATGGGCCGGGGTATCGACGCCGACCACGCCTACTTCCTGGCCGCCGCCGCGGCCGGCCGGCACGCCGCGCACCTGCTGGCCTGA
- the prcB gene encoding proteasome subunit beta — protein sequence MAAGFDPSGRLPDVFTNAGTSSFTSFLSKVAPEMLPGRRPLPPGMAADMAPHATTIVAISAAGGVVMAGDRRATMGNLIAQRDIEKVHPADAHSLVGIAGTAGIGIELMRLFQVELEHYEKIEGAMLSLDGKANRLASMIRGNLGAAMQGLAVIPLFAGYDLAAKDPARAGRIFSFDVTGGPYEETGYDAIGSGSIFARSALKKRFQPGISIDEAVRLAVEALYDAADDDTATGGPDLIRRIYPVVMTATAEGTHRLTEEEMSVIAESVVSGRMENPGG from the coding sequence GTGGCAGCGGGTTTTGATCCATCCGGGCGTCTACCAGATGTGTTCACCAACGCGGGGACGTCCTCCTTCACCTCGTTCCTGAGCAAGGTGGCCCCCGAGATGCTGCCCGGCCGCCGGCCGCTGCCGCCGGGTATGGCCGCCGACATGGCGCCGCACGCGACGACCATCGTGGCCATCTCGGCCGCCGGCGGTGTCGTGATGGCCGGCGACCGGCGGGCCACCATGGGCAACCTGATCGCCCAGCGCGACATCGAGAAGGTGCACCCGGCCGACGCGCACTCCCTGGTCGGCATCGCCGGCACGGCCGGTATCGGCATCGAGCTGATGCGACTGTTCCAGGTGGAGCTGGAGCACTACGAGAAGATCGAGGGCGCGATGCTCTCACTCGACGGCAAGGCCAACCGGCTCGCCTCGATGATCCGCGGCAACCTGGGCGCCGCGATGCAGGGTCTCGCGGTGATCCCGCTCTTCGCCGGCTACGACCTGGCCGCGAAGGACCCGGCGCGGGCCGGGCGCATCTTCAGTTTCGACGTCACGGGCGGCCCCTACGAGGAGACCGGCTACGACGCGATCGGCTCCGGCTCGATCTTCGCCCGGTCGGCGCTGAAGAAGCGTTTCCAGCCGGGGATCTCCATCGATGAGGCGGTCCGGCTCGCGGTCGAGGCGCTCTACGACGCGGCCGACGACGACACCGCGACCGGCGGCCCGGACCTGATCCGGCGGATCTACCCGGTGGTGATGACGGCGACGGCGGAGGGCACCCACCGGCTCACCGAAGAGGAGATGTCGGTGATCGCCGAGAGCGTGGTCTCCGGTCGGATGGAGAATCCGGGCGGTTGA
- a CDS encoding carboxymuconolactone decarboxylase family protein: MAHIDLGLDERAHPGINGPMRFRPETARPLNELAETLLRAPHPTLTPGERELIAAYVSGLNECRFCCASHSAFAAAQLPSGMRLVDQVRADPVTAEISDKLRALLEIAGAVQRSGREVTADLVKVARVAGATDLEIHDTVLIAAAFCMFNRYVDGLGTLAPEDPVGYEKAAEHIVRYGYGAS, from the coding sequence ATGGCACACATCGACCTCGGTCTCGACGAGCGGGCGCATCCGGGCATCAACGGCCCGATGCGGTTCCGCCCCGAGACGGCCAGGCCGCTCAACGAGCTGGCGGAGACGTTGTTGCGTGCCCCGCACCCGACGTTGACCCCGGGTGAGCGGGAACTGATCGCGGCGTACGTGTCGGGGCTGAACGAGTGCCGGTTCTGCTGCGCCTCGCACTCGGCGTTCGCGGCGGCGCAGCTTCCCTCGGGCATGCGGCTGGTCGACCAGGTCCGTGCCGACCCGGTGACCGCCGAGATCAGCGACAAGCTGCGGGCGCTGCTGGAGATCGCCGGTGCCGTGCAGCGCAGTGGCCGTGAGGTGACGGCGGACCTGGTCAAGGTTGCCCGGGTGGCGGGCGCGACGGACCTGGAGATCCACGACACGGTGCTGATCGCGGCGGCGTTCTGCATGTTCAACCGGTACGTGGACGGGCTGGGCACGCTGGCTCCGGAGGATCCGGTGGGGTACGAGAAGGCCGCCGAGCACATCGTGCGGTACGGCTACGGCGCGAGCTGA